The DNA window AATACCGGATCCCAAACACGACCCGACCGGGAACTGCCGTGTTACCGGGTTGCGTCCGTCCTTCGCGCGATCCGCCGCCTACCCGCGGGCGAATCCACTCCTCCGATCGGGACCGGTCGCCGTGGTGATCCCCCTCGGGCTCCCGCCCAAACGTTTAATCCTTGCCCGTGTGACACTATGGCATGATCGCTGCTCGGCGGACGGACGGTTCGCGCACGGAGACGACGCTTCGGGGCCGTGCGAGCGACACGGTCGGGTCCGACGCGGCGACCGGACCCCGTACGCCGAGCGGGTCGGGTATGACCGAGCCGGTACGACCGAGCCGGGGTGAGCACGCATGGTCGCGGACGCCTATGACGCGGTAGTGGTCGGGGCGGGCGGTGACGGCCCCGTGACGGCCTGGAAGCTGGCGGAGGCCGGGCTGTCGGTACTGGTACTCGAAGCCGGCCCGTTTCACGGCAACGAGCAGTGGCCGAACCCGCACGAGGAGCCGGGGGGAGAGGCCTCCTCGAGCGTCGAGGACCTGAGCGGCGACCTCCTCGACGAGCAGTTCACCACCCGCGAGTTCGAGATGCTGAACGAGCTGCTCTTCGGGCCGGCCGATCACGAGCGGGGGCTCTGGTTCCGGAAGTTCCCCGGCGACGGCGCGATCCTCCAGTGTGCCGGCGTCGGCGGCACCACCCTCCACTACCTCGGGAACCATCCCCGCGCGTACCCGGCGTCGATCGACGAGCAGGGCCACTGGCCGATCGAGTACGCCGACCTGGTTCCCTACTATCGGGAGGTCGAGGAGATGTGTGAGGTCGCCCCCGCCCCGTTCACCGCCAAGGAGGAGCTCTTCGCCCGCGGGGCGGAGGCGGCGGGGTGGGACCTGATAGAGGACCTGAACGTCACCGAGCCGGGGTACCGGCCCCAGCCGAACGCGATCAAGCGGCCGGACGAGCGGCTCCACGTCGACGGCGACTACGACGGCGAGTTCACCTATCCCGACGTGGAGGGCGACACCCTCGCGCTCGGCAACATCACGGGGAACCCCCACCCGCGGGGCGCGCCCTTCGAGGAGAAGGCGAAACAAGCCAGCAACGTGAGCTTCGTTCCCGCGGCGCTACGCACCGACAACGTGACGATCCGGCCGAACGCCTTCGTCACCGACGTGATCACCGAGCGGGGGTTGGGGGACGTTCCGACCGCGGCGGGCGTGGAGTTCCGGGACACGTGGTCGGGGTCGACGGAGCGGGTGGACGCGGAGGTGGTCGTCCTCGCGGCGGGGGCGATCGAGACGCCCAGGCTCTGGCTCAACGCCGATCTCCCCGAAAACGACTGGGTCGGTCGCGGGATGACCATCCACTTCCCGGACAGCGTGATGGGGCTGTGGGACGGCGACGATCTCGAGGAGACGATCGGGAAGAGGACGGTCGACCAGCACCACGGCCAGGACAGCGCGGTCCGGTTCGACTATCCGGGCGTGGGGATGTTCCAGCCGATCACGGCCGCGCCCGGGATCGCCGCGTTCCTCGGCTTCGGCGCGAGCGCGTCGGGGTTCGCGTTCCAGAACGACCCCGCGGACGCGCCCTGGGACACGACGGGCCGGCTGGTCGGATCGGAACTCAAGCGACTGCTCGCGGACTACCGCCGCCTCCTCCCCCTCTTCGTCCTCACCGACGACCGGCCGCACGAGCGCAACGGGATCTCGGTCGCGCCCGGGATCGCGGACGAGCACGGGCCGGTCGCGCAGGTCAACTTCGAGCCGAGCGAGGGGGATCGGAAGCGGCGGGACGAACTGGCGGAGATCGCGGCGGAGGTCCTGCGGGAGGCGGGGGCTTCACACGTCCACCGCTCGGACTCCCCGCCGACCGCCATCCACATCCACAGCACGATGCGGATGGGGAAGGTGGTGGACGAGGCGTGCGAGGCGTACGACGTGGACCGGCTGTTCGTGGCCGATCACTCCGCGCTCGCGAACGGCGTCGGCGGACCGAACCCGACGAACACGGGGCAGGCGCTGGCCGCCCGCACGGGCGAGAAGATCGTCGAGCGGCACTTCTGATCCACCCATGCCGACCACGATCGACCCCGACCGGGTGCGGTACACGCCGCACGCCCTCGCGGCGACGTTGGTGTTCGAGTTCATGCATATCGCCGACGAACTCGCCGGGAACTGGGCTCCCTTCGACCCGATAAACGCCCCGCCGGTGGCGACGGTCGGGATGGGGGCGTTCACGCTCGTCGGCGCGGTGGGGTTGTGGTGGGTCGCGGCCGACCGGCCCTGGGGGTACGCGCTCGCGACCCTCTTCGGCCTCTTCTTCCTGCTGGCGGAGGGCTGGCATCTCGTGGACCCGGCGCACATGACTCCAGTCCGGTGGGTGATCGTCCTCCTCGCACAGCTCTCGGGCGCGGTCACGGTGGTCCTCGGCGCGACCGGCCTCCGCGTCCACGAGCCGTGGCGCTAGCGTCTCCCCGCGCCGACACCGCGTTCCGTCCGCGGAACCGACGCTACCGGGGGAAGACCACGTCGGGCTCCTCGATCGCCGTGAGGTTCGCGGCCACCTCGAGGATCACCCCGCCGAGCGCCTCCCGCATGTCGAGGTACCAGAACTCCAGCCCGTCGAAGACGCCGCTCTGGACCACCGGGATCCCCGCGTCCTCGTACTCCGCGACGACCGCGTGCGGGTCGTCGTAGGCGAAACAGCCGACGTGGTGGATCCCCTCGCCGCCCTCGGCGAGGTGCTCCGTGTACGTGCTCGGTCCCCGCAGCGGCTCGATCAGCTCCACGTTCACGCCCGGGATCCCCGGCGTCGGTAGCTCCGGGAGCGGGATCCCTGGCGGCGGTTCTCCGTCTCCACTCCCGTCCGGACCGGTCCCCGCTGACGATCCGAACCCGAGCAGGTCGCGGAGCGACGTCAGCCACCCGAGCAGGCGCTTGACCGTGCCTCCCCCGGCGACGGACGCCGCCGCGTCGATCGGTCCCTTGACGTCCGCCATCGCCACCCGCATCGAGTACTCGGCGGGCTCGCCGCGGTAGGTCGTGTCCGTCAGCCGCGGCGGCTCGTAGCGGTACACCAGCCACGGCTCGACGCCGAGGAGATCACCGAACCGGCGCATGCTCTCTTCGAGGTCCTCGACGACGAACGCGACGTGCGAGATCTCCGGCAGCGGCTTCTCGATCTTCGGGCGCATCGGGTCGCTCACGGGCACCACCGGCCCGCCACGCCGCCGCCGGTCCGCTCTCCCGACCCCGGTCGCTCGCGTCCGGGGCGTCCGGAGCGTCCGAGTCGACGCGACACGTCCATGCGGCTCACGCCTCCGGCCCGTCCTTCGCCTCCATCACGTAGTAGAGACAGAGCCGGTCCTCCGTCGGCGTGTCCTCGGCGTGGAGGTGGCCCAACGAGCCCTCACCGAGCGACGGCAGCAGCTGGCGCTCGTTCTGACAGTACTTCCCGACCATGAACTCCTCCGTCACCTGGCGGATCTCGTCGTGCCAGTTCGAGAAGTCGAACATCTGTAGCTGCTCCTCGTCGAAGTCGAGCCGGACGTCGCCGCCCGCCGCGTCGAGCACCTCGTAGCGCCCGTCGACGCCGTGTTCGGTGGTCTCGAACTCGAACTCGAAGTGCGGGGCCGACAGCCCGGCGTTCGAGACGAGCCGGACGTCCCACCACCCCTCGAGCGCGTCGGGCTCGGGGACCGTCCCCTCTTCCCACAGCGCCGCGTGGTCCGCCGGCGCGAGGAAGTCGAAGTCGTACCGCCGCGTCAGTCCGAACGTCAGGAGACGGATCCCGTACGGGAACCGGCCGACGAACGCCTTGCCGACCGCGAGGTCCTCGGTGACCGGCAACAGGAGGTCGTAGAACGGGCGGTACTGGAGGTCCGTGTAGGTGAGTAAGCCGTACGGCCGCCCCTCGTGTTCCACCTCCCGGATCCGGTTGTGGCCGGTGACGACGCCGTCGGCGTCCGTCGTCTCGCCGACGTACGCGTCGCCGTCGGGCCGGAACCGCTTGTGGAACCCGGCCGGCAGCGGCAGGAACCGGTTCGCGGTGCTGACGACGTGGTCCGACGGGAAGAACCCGCGCCAGTGCTCGTCGACGCGGACCTCCCGTTCGGGGACGTTCACCCGCCGTCCTCCCTCGTTGACGAGCGTCTCCAGCGGGAGCGGGTCCGCCGTCCGGAACACCGCCTCGATCGTTTCGCGGGTGCTGCCCCTCGGGTCGTCCGTGAACGCCTCGGTGTGTTCGTTCATGTCGTCTCACCCGTGTGATCGACCCGTCCCCGGCGGCGTCAGTCGTCGCAGAGATCGAGTCCCAGCTTCATCCAGAGCGGATAGGCGGCGAACATGATGACGGCGAGGACGTCCGTTCCCGGTCCCCTGGTCAGATCCGTGTCCAGCCCCGAGTTCAGCATCCACTCGGGGCCGTCCTCGTCGGTGAACCACCACGGGAGGACGTCGAGGTACAGCAGCGTGCTCGTGGTGAGAAACGTGAGCACGACGCCCGCGGCCAACCGGGCGCGACGAACCGGCGATCCGACGTAGCGGTCGAGCAGGACGCCGATGCCCACGAGCGCGGGAGGATCCAACAGAAAGCTCATTGTCCCTTGATACCTCTCCACACGTACTTGTTGGGTCATCAATAATATAGATTTTGGTGGATCGCGGTCGCCGCCGGCGCGTCCGCGTCGGGCACGCTCGCCGCCGTTCGCGTCCGGACGCTCGCGCCCGCGGTCCGTGACGCGCCGATCGAAGGATGTCATCGGGACAAGATTTTTCCACTCGCTCGTTCCACTTGATTCATGGTAACTAGTCGCATCGGGGCGTGGCTGACGGCCGCGCGGCGAAGCCTGACGTCCACCGTGGGACTGCTCTTGGAGCTCCTCGGGATCGGTCCGGACGTCGACCCCCACACGCGGGTGACGTTCCGGGCCATCGCCGACGCGGTCGTTCCCGAGACGCCGGCGCTCGCGGAGGAGATCGGCCCGGAACACGTCGCCGGCGGGCTCGCGATCGACCTCGACGAGTTCGCGATCACCTACGTGGACGACGGCTTCCAGTTCGGGCTCCCCCATCTCGGCCCCCAGGGGAACATCCCGATCGCGGACCCGATCGCCCACGTCCTCGACGCGGCGGCGCTGACGCTCGTGGAGCGCGGCGACAACGAGGCGGAGCCGAGCCTCGACCGCGCGCTGTCGCTTCTCGGCCCCGACGATCCCTCGGCGGCGAAGACCGAAGACGCGGTCGGCCCGTTCGCGAAGCTGTCGCGGCGCGACCGGCTGCGGGCCATCGCCATCCTCGACGAGTTCGAGGTCGAGTTCACTCCGACCGACCACGACCTCCTCGAGCTGGACGCCGGCCTCGTCGGCCAGCTCGTCGTCGGCTTCATGGAGATGATCTACTACAGCGAGTGGCAGGGGTACGACGAGTTCACGCAACCCCCGAGCCGGCGCGAACATCCGAACGACCCGGCCGCGGTTCAGAGCTGGCGACAGACCGGCTTCCCGGGGTTCGCGAACGGCTACGCCGCGTTGCGCGGGTACGTCGGGACCGCCGACGGCCCGCTCGGCGACGGCGACGCGTGGACGACGATAGACGAGTCGACCGGGGTCGCGATCCGCCGCGAGCCCGGGTCGTTCCGCGAGAACGAGTACGACACGAGCGGCTACGAGGAGCCGTTCCCCGTCGAGTCCGGGTGAGCGCCGATGGTCGAGAACGCCTACGACGCGGTGGTGGTGGGGGCGGGCGGTGACGGTCCGGTGACGGCCTGGAAGCTGGCGGAGGCCGGACTCTCCGTGCTGGTGCTGGAGGCCGGCCCGTTTCACGGCAACGAGCAGTGGCCGAACCCGCACGAGGAGCCGGGCGGAGAGGCCTCCTCGAGCGTCGAGGACCTGAGCGGCGACCTCCTCGACGAGCAGTTCACCACCCGCGAGCTCGAGATGATCACGAACCTCGTGTTCGGGCCGGCAGACCACGAGCGGGGGTTCTGGTTCCGGAAGTTCCCCGGCGACGGAGCGATCCTCCAGTGTGCCGGCGTCGGCGGCACCACCCTCCACTACACCGGCTGTCACCCCCGCGCGTACCCGGCGTCGATCGACGAGCAGGGCCACTGGCCGATCGAGTACGCCGACCTGGTTCCCTACTATCGGGAGGTCGAGGAGATGTGCGAGGTCGCGCCCGCCCCGGTCACCGCCAAGGAGGAGCTGTTCTTCCGCGGGGCGGAGGCGGCGGGGTGGGACCTGATAGAGGACCTGAACGTCACCGAGCCGGGGTACCGGCCCCAGCCGAACGCGATCCGACAACCGGACGAGAAGCTCCACGTCGACGGCGACTACGACGGCGAGTTCACCTATCCCGACGTGGAGGGCGACACCCTCGCGCTCGGCAACATCGCCGGGAATCCGCATCCGCGGGGCGCCCCCTTCGAGGAGAAGGCGAAACGGGCGAGCAACGTGAGCTTCGTCCCTGCGGCGCTACGCACCGACAACGTCACGATCCGGCCGAACGCCTTCGTCACCGACGTGCTGACGGAGACCCCCCGGGGCGACACGCCCACGGCGACGGGCGTGGAGTTCCGGGACACGTGGTCGGGGGCGACGGAGCGGGTGGACGCGGAGGTGGTCGTCCTCGCGGCGGGGGCGATCGAGACGCCCAGACTCTGGCTCAACGCCGATCTCCCCGAAAACGACTGGGTCGGCCGCGGGCTGACGATCCACTTCGGCGACAACGTGATGGGGCTGTGGGACGGCGACGACCTCGAGGAGACGATCGG is part of the Halorubrum aethiopicum genome and encodes:
- a CDS encoding GMC oxidoreductase → MVADAYDAVVVGAGGDGPVTAWKLAEAGLSVLVLEAGPFHGNEQWPNPHEEPGGEASSSVEDLSGDLLDEQFTTREFEMLNELLFGPADHERGLWFRKFPGDGAILQCAGVGGTTLHYLGNHPRAYPASIDEQGHWPIEYADLVPYYREVEEMCEVAPAPFTAKEELFARGAEAAGWDLIEDLNVTEPGYRPQPNAIKRPDERLHVDGDYDGEFTYPDVEGDTLALGNITGNPHPRGAPFEEKAKQASNVSFVPAALRTDNVTIRPNAFVTDVITERGLGDVPTAAGVEFRDTWSGSTERVDAEVVVLAAGAIETPRLWLNADLPENDWVGRGMTIHFPDSVMGLWDGDDLEETIGKRTVDQHHGQDSAVRFDYPGVGMFQPITAAPGIAAFLGFGASASGFAFQNDPADAPWDTTGRLVGSELKRLLADYRRLLPLFVLTDDRPHERNGISVAPGIADEHGPVAQVNFEPSEGDRKRRDELAEIAAEVLREAGASHVHRSDSPPTAIHIHSTMRMGKVVDEACEAYDVDRLFVADHSALANGVGGPNPTNTGQALAARTGEKIVERHF
- a CDS encoding VOC family protein, with the translated sequence MSDPMRPKIEKPLPEISHVAFVVEDLEESMRRFGDLLGVEPWLVYRYEPPRLTDTTYRGEPAEYSMRVAMADVKGPIDAAASVAGGGTVKRLLGWLTSLRDLLGFGSSAGTGPDGSGDGEPPPGIPLPELPTPGIPGVNVELIEPLRGPSTYTEHLAEGGEGIHHVGCFAYDDPHAVVAEYEDAGIPVVQSGVFDGLEFWYLDMREALGGVILEVAANLTAIEEPDVVFPR
- a CDS encoding GMC oxidoreductase; the encoded protein is MVENAYDAVVVGAGGDGPVTAWKLAEAGLSVLVLEAGPFHGNEQWPNPHEEPGGEASSSVEDLSGDLLDEQFTTRELEMITNLVFGPADHERGFWFRKFPGDGAILQCAGVGGTTLHYTGCHPRAYPASIDEQGHWPIEYADLVPYYREVEEMCEVAPAPVTAKEELFFRGAEAAGWDLIEDLNVTEPGYRPQPNAIRQPDEKLHVDGDYDGEFTYPDVEGDTLALGNIAGNPHPRGAPFEEKAKRASNVSFVPAALRTDNVTIRPNAFVTDVLTETPRGDTPTATGVEFRDTWSGATERVDAEVVVLAAGAIETPRLWLNADLPENDWVGRGLTIHFGDNVMGLWDGDDLEETIGKPTVDQHEGQDIAARLDYPGVGMLQTVGTAPGIGAILGFGASASGFAFQNDPADAPWDTMGRLAGSDLKRLLSDYRRMLQVLVVSDDRPHQRNGVSVAPGASDEHGPIPIVNYEPSEGDRKRRDELAETAAEILREAGASHVHRSDSPPTALHVHSTMRMGKVVDEACEAYDVDRLFVADHSALANGVGGANPTNTGQALAARTGEKIVERHF